From the Rhodospirillales bacterium genome, the window CGCTGCTCCCGTCGCTCAACCGGTGGAAGCGAAGGAAAGCGTCATCAAGACGGTGGCCGGCGATTATGTCGCCGCGGGCGAACGCATCGCGCCGGTCGAGGTTGGTAAAGTGAAAGAAGCCGCGATTACGCCACCGTCCAGCGAACCCGTGGTCGAAACGCGGATTGAGACCGTTCCGCAGGGGACGATCAAGATCGAGCCCGTTCCGGCGGAGCCCGTCGGTGAGCCGGGCGTGATCCGGGGAACCGAGGGGCCGGACGTCCTGATCGGCGGCGCGGACGAAGACACCCTGCTGGGCGTCGGCGGCGCCGACTATCTCGAAGGCGGCGCGGGCGACGACATGCTTTCCGGCGGCGCGGGCGACGATACCCTCGTGGGCGGCGCCGGGAACGATACCGCCGTGTTCACGGGCAATTTCGCCGACTATACGTTCGTGCTCGGCGACGACGGCGTCCTGACGGTGACGGGTCCGGAAGGCACCGATACGGTTTCCGGCGTCGAATTTCTCAAGTTCGACGACCGCACGATCGCCACGTCCTCCTTGACGCCGGAAGAGCCGGCGCTCTCGATCGCCGATGCCGCGGGCGCGGAAGATACGGCAATTCCGCTCGATATTTCCGCCGTTGTCAGCGACCCGAACGAGGTTCTGACCGTGACCGTGGCCGGGGTGCCTACGGGCGCGGCGCTGTCGGCCGGGACCGACAACGGCGACGGAACGTGGACTTTGACGGCCGATCAATTGGCGGGGCTGACGCTGACGCCGCCCGCGAACTATAGCGGCACCCTGGCGCTGACGGTGACCGCGACGTCGAGCGAAAGCGGCCAAGCCGCGACCACCGCCGGGACGATCGCCGTGAACGTGACGCCGGTGGCCGATGTGCCGGTGCTGGCCGTGACCGACGCGACCGGCGCGGAAGACACCGCGATTCCGCTCAACATCCAGGCGGCGCCGACGGACGAGGATGAAACGTTGACCGTGACGGTGTCCGGGGTGCCGGCGGGCGCGACGCTGTCGGCCGGGACCGACAACGGCGACGGGACCTGGACGCTGACGGCCGATCAATTGGCGGGCCTGACGTTGACGCCGCCCGAACATTCGGCCGAGGATTTCACCCTCACCGTGACGGCGATCACGACCGAGGCGAACGGAGATACCGCGACGCGGACCGCGACGCTGGAGGTGAACGTCGTGGGAGTCGCCGACGCTCCCACCCTTTCCATGTCGGTGGGCGAAGGCGAAATCGCGGGCAATCCGGTCGGCTCGATCACCCTCAGCGTCGCCAAGGGCGGCGTGGGAAACACCGGCCAATTCGAGGTTTTCGTCGATGGCGTGTCGGTCGGGATCTTCACCACCGATGTGGCGCACGGCCGGACCGGAGGGTGGGACTCGATCACCGTCGAGGGGCTGTCCTTGGTGCCTGGGCAGAACCCGGAGGTTTCGATCCGGCCGACGTCTCCGAAATCCAACATTTACGTCGACAGCATTAGCGTCAACGGCCGCGTGCTGCAGGCCGAAACCGCCGGGTCCCTGACCCAGGGCGGCGGCGCCGTGACGGACACTTATGTGAAGCTGGCGGCGCACGGCCAGTTGAAATTCACCTTGGGCGGCGATGTCCTCGGCGGCGCCATGTCCTTCCCGGTGAACATCGAAACGGCGTTGGTCGATGCCGACGGGTCCGAAACCCTCAGCGTCGTCGTTGCCGGAGTTCCGGCCGGCGCGACGCTGTCGGCCGGGACCGACAACGGCGACGGAACCTGGACCTTGACCCCAGACCAGCTCGCAGGACTGACTCTGACGGTGCCGATGGAGGTGCAGGACAATTTCTCCCTGAGCGTGGCGGCGACCGCGACCGAGGCCGACGGCGACACCGCGACGACGACGGCGACGGCGGATGTCTTCGTACCGGCCTATGACGAAGGCGGCGGCGACGATATCGTCGGCGGCCCCGGCGCTGACCAACTTGTCGGCACGAGCGGTGACGACGTTATTTATGGCCGTGGCGGCGACGACGAGATCGAGGGCGGCCAGGGCGCCGATACGCTCTATGGCGAGAAAGGCGACGATGAGCTCATGGGCGGCCAGGGCGACGACACGCTCTACGGCGGCAAGGGCGAGGACACGCTCTATGGCGACCAAGGTGACGATACCCTGTACGGCGATTCGGGCGACGATACGCTGATCGGAGGCCAGGGCGACGACACGCTCTATGGCGGCAAGGGCGACGATACGCTCGAAGGTGGCCAGGGCGACGATGCGCTCTACGGCGGCAAGGGCGACGATACGCTCGAAGGTGGCCAGGGCGACGACGTCCTGACTGGCGGAGCGGGTCGCGATACCTTCCTCTTTGACGCCAAGGCGGGCAAGGATGTCATCACCGACATCATGGATCAGGACAAGATCGTGTTCGAAGGCAAGGAGTTCAGCGCCAGGGACATGGTCTTCTCCGAGAACGACGAGGGCGACGTGGTCATCTCGTTCGACGGCAAGCATGCGCCCGATACCGAGGTCACGCTTGAAGGCGTCAGCTTGAACGACATCAGCGACAGCTACACCGTCACCCAGTCCGGCGACCAGGTGACGGTCGTCCTCAAGATGGACGACGACAAGTCCTGACCGAGAGCTTAGCTCTAGGCCGCGAGTTCCTCGGGCTTCTCGCGGAAGTGGGCCCAGCGTTCCATGCCGCCCCGGTTCTCGAGGAAATTGATCAGGGCCGAAACCGACTTGCGGTCATAGCGCGTTTCCATCTGCCCGAGCAGGATGGAGCAACACTTCTCGAAGGTCATCGCGTCGCGATAGGCGCGCGGGCTGACCATGCCGACGAAGGCGTTGGCGACCGCCAGCATGCGGGCCGTGCGCAGGATTTCCTCGCCCTTGAGACCAAGCGGCCCCTTGCCGTCCCAGGTTTCGCCCATCTGCCGGATGGTTTCGACCACCGGCCCCTCGAAAATCACGCCATCGAGCAGGTCGGCGGCGATCAGATGGCTTGAGAAGAGCATCTTCTTCTCTTCGGCGCTGAGATTGGCGGTCTTGGTCAGCACGTCGGGCGGGATGAAGATCTTGCCGAGGTTCATCAGGCTGCCGGCGGTGTCGGCGGTCTTCATTTCCAGATCGTCGGCGCCCATTTCCTTGGCGATGCACTTGACCACTTCCGACACGCGGATCGAATGATTGGCTGAAAACGGATCGCGCCGGTCGACGACGCTGACCAGGGTGTCGATCAGCGAACGCAGCATTTTCTCGTTCTTCCGGCGCTCGCGAGTCAATTCCGATATGTCGTCGAGTATCATCAGAATACCGGGCGGGTAATCGCGGTCGCCGCGCAGGGGGACGTGGACGGACTTGATGACCTGAATCTCCGGTTCGCCGTCCTCCGGGCTATTCTCGGCCTCGAAGTAGTGGATGTGCTCCTGGCGTTCGAATTCGCGCAAGACCGATTTATTGATTTCGGCGAAGGCTTGCGCCTTGATCGGCCCGATCACCTGGGCCATGGTCTTGCCCATCATATCCTGGATCGGGATGCCCGCTTCGCGCGCGGCGGGCTCGTTGGCAAAGGTGTACTTGGTCTCGCCGTCGACCGCGACGATGACGGTCGGCTGGCTGTTGGTGACCAGGCGCATGAATTTGGACATATTCTGGAACCGCTCGGCGGCGATGCGGAAATTTTCCGCCGCCTCCAGCGCGCGCAAGCTGCTGCCGTGGCGCCAGACCGCAAAAATAGTCGCCGAAATGACGCCGAGGAACAACAGGAACACGGTCAATATCGTGGTCAGACGCGTGTCGGTCGCCGACAGGGCCTCGTCGCGCGAAACCTTGCGGATCAGGACCCATGGCGTATTAGCGATAGCGCGGGACACGACCAGCGCCTCGGCACCGGCGTAGTCGCGCTTGATGGCGAAACCACCGGGTTTTTCCAGCACCCAGGCGCCGTCGAGAGAAGGTGTATCGAGGGTCAGCGCCTTTTTCAGCGGCGGCGTGCCGTCGGCGAGCGGGGTGATGTACTGAACCGTCGGTCCTTCCTTGCGCACGAGGTAAGTCTCGCCGGTTTTTTCGGTCGCTCCCGGTTGTTTCAAACGGTCGAACAGGTCGTTGCCGAGCAGCCGGATGCCGATCACCGCTCCGATGCCCTTGGTGCCCGTATCTTGGATGCCAAAAATGGGCAAGGCGAAGCCCACGGCGGGCTGCGCGCTGGCGCCAAGATACACGTCGATCAAGGTCGGCTGGCCTTCGAGCGCCTTGGCGACGGCAACGCGCATGGCGGGCGACATGGGGGGCATGCCCGGCGAGCTGGAAATCGGGGCGCCGTTGGCATCCACCAATCCGATACCGGCGATGCCCGCGCGTTCGACATTGGCGGCGATTTCGCCGACCGCGGGCGGCGGCTTGAAGCCGGTTCGCTCGGCGGTCGCGATCAGCAGGTTGCGCAGGTATTGGGCTTGCGCCGCGGCTTCGGCGACGGCCGCCGTGCCCTTGGCTTGGGCCTCGACCAATTCGGTGACGTAAAGCTGGACCGAGGCGTTTTCCGCAACCTCGCGCAAATAGGTAAAATTCTGCTCTATCCAGTCATTGACGGCGGCGGCGCGGCTGTCGGCGACGATGGAGAGCCGCACCTGCCATTCCTGCAAGGAGCGCTCGCGCTCGTCGCCCACGAACTTGAACGTGAAAACGACGGCCCCCACGATCAACAGCAGAATCGCGCCGATGAAAGCGACGACGATCTTGTTGACGGGGCGCTTGGCGGATGGCGCGGCTGCGGCGGCCGCCGGGTCCGGATTGTCTTCGCTCATCGTCTTTCGGAAAAACCCATATTTTCCAGCATCCTAAGGTATCGTCGGCGGGAGGCAAGCGATTTAGCTATCCCGCTTGTGACAAGGGGTTAGGAGAGGGACGCCTTGCCTCTTCCCCGCGAAATGCCAGAATCGCAAGAATCCCAGCGTGTTCCTCATTGAACATGGCGGCAATGAATAAAAAATCGGGCTGGTGGACACACGGTGTCTTTGCTGGCGCGCTCGCCTTTGCGATCGTTTGGCCTGTGGTCCCGGTTTTCGCCCAGGCGTCGACGGTCGACCCGGCCGGCCAATTGCAACCGAGTTATTTCGGCACGCGCGAATTGCGGGGATCGAACCTGGATGCCTTCAAGCAATGGAAGGGAGCGCTCGACCGCTTCGCCAAGGAAAGCGCCGAAAAGCTCGAAGGCAGCTGCGAGGAAAAGCGCTTCAACGCCTGCAATTACCTCAAGCTCAAGCAGTTTCTCGATAGCCTTCGCGGCAAGGACCGCATGAGTCAGGTCGTCGCGGTCAACGCGCTGATCAACAAAGCCAAGTATGTTTCCGACGATTCGAACTGGAGCCAGCGGGATATGTGGAATTCGCCCGGCGAATTCATGGCGCGGTTCGGCGATTGCGAGGATTACGCCATCGCCAAGTACGTTGCCTTGAAAATGCTCGGCTTTTCGATGGACGAAAAGCGCGTGGTCGCGGTCAAGGATCTTAATCTAAAAGTCGGCCATGCGATCCTGGTCGTATTCGTCGACGGCAAGGCCTGGGTGCTCGACAACCAGATTCCGCAGGTGATCGAGGCGGCCAAAATCCGCCATTACGACCCGGTATTCTCGATCAACGAGAAATACTGGTGGCGCCATATGCGTTGAGGTTGCAACGCAACCCCGGCCCAAGTTTAGGTGTCGTCGCGCCGATCTCTGCCTGACCGGCGGGCGCCCTTGCGCCGATCGGCGTTCGACCGGCGGTCTTTTCCGGCGTAGGCGGTTTGCCCCCTGCGTCGCTCGTTTTTTTCCGAGGTGCTGGCGCGACGGTCGGAGCCGGTTCGGCGCGAGGAGGAGCGTGCCTTGGGCGCGGACTTGGACATGGACGTTTTATCCTTTGTTGTTTGAGCCGAGAACGAATGTAATAAAGTTCGGACCATTCCGCCATCGCTCCGAAAACAAAATACATGGCGGTTTCGGAAATGGATTGTACAGTCCCGCCGGCCGGCCGCGCGCCGGAATACGCCCATGACCGATATCGAAACCGAAGTCCGCCGGCGCCGCACGTTCGCCATCATCGCCCACCCCGACGCCGGCAAAACGACCTTGACCGAGAAGCTGCTGCTGTTTGGCGGCGCGATCCAGCTTGCGGGCGAGGTCAAGGCCAAGGGCGAACGGCGACGGGCCCGATCCGACTGGATGAAAGTCGAACGCGAACGCGGTATTTCGGTCGCAACGTCGGTAATGACCTTCGATTTCCAAGGGCACACCTTCAACCTGCTCGATACGCCCGGCCACGAGGACTTCAGCGAGGACACCTACCGCACTCTGACGGCGGTCGATTCGGCGATCATGGTTCTCGACGCGGCCAAGGGCATCGAGGCCCAGACCCGCAAGTTGTTCGAGGTCTGCCGTCTGCGTGACATCCCGATCGTGACCTTCGTCAACAAGATGGACCGGGAAGGCCGGCATCCGTTCGAATTGATGGACGAGATCGAGAAGACGCTGGCCCTCGACGTCACGCCGGCCTCATGGCCGATCGGCATGGGCCGGTCGTTTCTCGGCTGCTATGACCTTAGGCGCGATCGTCTGGCCCTGATTGCCAAAAGCAAAGCCGGCGCGCTGCCCGCGGCGGGCGAGATTTGTCACGGCCTCGACGATCCCAGGCTCGAATCGCTGTTGCCGGCCGATGCCCTGGCGACGCTCAGGGAGGAAGCGGCTATGGCGCGCGGTGCCTCACCGCCGTTCAACTTGACGGCCTATCGCGAAGGCCATTTGACCCCGGTATTCTTCGGCAGCGCCATCAACACCTTCGGCGTGCGCGAATTGCTGGAGAGCTTGGCCGAGATCGCGCCGTCGCCCCGGCCCCAGGCAGCGGTGGAGCGCGCGATCGAGCCGACCGAGCCCAAGGTCAGCGGTTTCGTCTTCAAGATCCAGGCCAACATGGACCCCAAGCATCGCGACCGCACCGCCTTCGTCCGGCTCGCGTCAGGTCGTTTCCGGCGGGGCATGAAGCTTTATCATGTCCGCTCCGACAAACAGATGATCATCCATAACCCACTCATGTTTCTCGCCCAGGATCGGGAGCGGGTCGACGACGCTTGGCCCGGCGATATCATCGGCATACCCAACTATGGAGGGCTTAGGATCGGCGACGCGCTGACCGAAGGGGAGGCGCTGCATTTTACCGGTATACCGAGTTTCGCGCCGGAACTGCTGCAAAAAGTCCGGCCCGAGGACCCGCTCAAGGCCAAGCACCTCGACCGCGCGTTGCGCCAACTGGCCGAAGAAGGAGCGGCCCGGGTTTTCAAGCCCGCCTTTGGCGTCGATTGGATCGTCGGCGTGGTCGGACCGCTGCAGTTCGAAATTCTCGCCGACCGGGTGCGGACCGAGTACGAAATCGCGGTCCGGTTCGAGCCGACCGAATTGCTGACCGCGCGCTGGCTGCGGGCGCCGGACGCAGGCGTGCTCAAGCGCTTCGGCGACGCTAACCGCGCCAGCATGGCCGAAGATCACGACGGCGACCCGGTATTTCTCGCCCGCAACGCGTGGCATCTGGAGCGGGCGGCGAAAGACTGGCCGGAGATCGGGTTCCTCAAGACCCGCGAACAGGCGCATTGATCCATGTGGTATCACCCCAGGCCCGATCTTTCGCTCAAGCCCGCGCTCGAGGAATTGTCCCGCCGGGACGCCGACATCGCGCGGGCTTACGCCGTCTGCGGTTTGCCGGAAACGCGCAACCGCAAGCCGGGCTTTTCCGGTCTGGTGCGGATCGTGGTCGGCCAGCAGGTCTCCGCCGGCGCGGCCCGCGCCATCGCCGAACGCCTGGATGCGGCCGTTGCGCCGATCACGCCCGCGGCGATGCTCAAGGCGACGGACGCGCGTCTGCGCAAGGCGGGCCTGAGCCGCGCCAAGATCGCTTATCTCAAGGGCTTGGCGCGCGCGGTCGAGGACGGCGCGCTCGACCTCGACGCCATAGCCCGCCAGGACGACGACGAGGCAATGGCGAATCTCCGCGCCCACAAGGGGATCGGGCGATGGAGCGCGGAATTGTACCTATTATTTTCCTTGCGCCGGCCCGACGTGTGGCCGGCGGGCGATTTGGCGGTGCGGGCGGCGGTCAAACGGCTCAAGAAGCTTCGCGCCGTGCCCGATGAAAACCGCATGGACCGCATCGCCGAGCCGTGGCGGCCCTATCGCAGCGCGGCCGCGCTGTTCCTATGGCATTACTATCGCCATCCCGGTGTTACGTTTTGATACACACCGGGCGGATTTTTTCATTATGTTTTGCCCCGACTTGGACAAGGAGAGTTCGATGCTGAAGGCAATCAACTTTGCGGCGGCTGTTCTGATCGTCTTCGCCGCGGACACCGTCGTGGCGCAGGGCGTCGGTCCTTACGCCGGTGAGCAACCGCCGGTGATCAAAGCACTGTCGGCCGAGGAAACCCGGGATCTCTTGGAGGGTCGGGGAATGGGTTTGGCCAAGGCGGCCGAACTCAACCGCCATCCTGGCCCGATGCACGTTCTCGAGCTTGCCGGATCGCTTGGTTTGTCCGAGGCCGAGAAGGAGACGGTGAACCGGGTATTCGAGGCTATGCGCGTCGAAGCACGCGCCCTGGGGCGGGATATCGTTGCGGTCGAGAGCGAACTCGATCGCCTGTTCGCGCGGGGTTCGGCCGATCCGGCGGCGGTCGGCGAAATGACAGCGAAGATCGCCGCGTTGCAGGGACGGCTCCGCGCGGTGCACCTTAACGCGCATCTCGCCATCCGGCCGATGCTGGCATCCGAAACAATTGCCCGCTACGACGCGCTGCGCGGCTACGCGGATAATACCGGTGGCGGGCGCGTTCCCGACACGCAATCGCATAGGCACTAGCCTATTCTTCGCTGAATGTCCCCGGGCGCGGCACGATTCCGGTGCCGCCGCAGATACGGCACATGACCGATTGATCGGGGCGGTACTTGTCGGGCTCGCGTCGGAAGTCGCCGCTCCGCTGCGCCGTCACCATGCCGGTGCCGGCGCAGGAGGGGCAGTTCCGGAACTTGGCAAGCGGCTCGTCGTTAGCCGGCCGGGGCGGTTCGGCAGGCATGTCAGGCGGGCGCGGCGGGCGGCGGCGCGGGCGGACGGGGCAGCGCCACGTTAGCCTCGTGCAAGGCCTTGAGGAACGCGGCATTAACCGCGTGCCGGGCCGTGAAATAGCCGCTCGCCGGAACCCAGTAGCGAATGCCGAGCACGACGCCCGTCGGCGTGAAATCGTGCACGCCGATCTGCGGCGAAGGTTCGCGGGCGACATCGGGAAAGTCGGCGATCGCACGCTTGAGCGCCGCCACTGCCTTGTCCGCCTCGGCGGAAATCGAAATGGGAATCGTCATTTCCACGATCCGGCGCACGCCGAAACTGGTGATCACCTCGCCGACGATTTCCTTGTTGGGGATGGTGATGACTTCGCCGTCCTCGCCGCGCAGGGTGGTGCTGGCGAGGGTCACCTTTTCGACGATGCCGCTCACGCCCTTGACGGTGATGACGTCGCCGACCGTAAACGCCCGGCCCATGATGATGGAAAGCCCGGCGCCGTAGTTGGACAACGGTCCCTGCAGCGCGATGGTGGCGCCGAACGCGGACGCGCTGGCCAGCGCGATCAGGGGCGCGATGCTGATGCCGAAATTGCCGAGGGTAATGACGACGACCAGGCCGATGGTGACAAATCGGGTCGCGGTGCCGAGCAACTGGGCCAGCGGCACGTCGATTTTGCGCCGCATCGCCAGGTCCGTCGTCCTAAGGCCGATCCAATTGGCGAGCTTGAGGCCGATGAACAGGACGACCAGAGCGCCGATCGCCTGGAAGCCGTAGGCGACCACGAACTTGACGACGACGTCGAACAGCTTGCCGACGGATTCGATGGATTCGTCCATTTCGGATCCCCAGATTCGCGAAGGTCAGCCGGCCGGCATGCCGCGAGCAAGGGCGCCGGGCCTGGCCGCGTCGCGCGGATATTTCGTCATCGGCCGAAGAGCGAGGGAGGGGATCATTCGAGTGGCATCTTTCTCTTCCGAAGGTAGCAAAAACCTGATCTGAAGAGAAGATAAGGGCGTTTCGACCGGCTTTGCTTCCCCATGCGCGGCGTTGCTATAAAGAAAGACGGGCGGAGAACATCGATGAAGCATCGGCTGCGTTACGGCGACTTGCTCAGCCACATTCGTCTCGGACAGCGCGTGTTCAGCTACAACGACGTGGCACGCGCCGAACCGACGGGCCGCCGGCGCTACCGCCTGCGCAAGGTCGATTATTACCGTCTGCTGGCCCCGTATTTCGGGTCGCGCGCGCGCGAACAGGTGATGAACGTTCTGCCGGTCGTGGCGGCGTTGGCGCTGTTCCAGGTTTTTCTGCTTCGAACTCCGCTCGAGGGCGCGACGGCCATCGGCGTCGGCATCGCCACCATCGTCTTCGGCCTGCTGTTTTTTTTGGACGGCCTCAAGCTCGGCCTGATGCCGCTCGCCGAAAACATCGGCTACGGTCTACCGTCCCGATGTTCGACGGGAACGATGCTCGCCGTTTCCTTCGTGCTTGGGGCGCTGACGACGTTTGCCGAGCCAGCCATCGGCGCGCTGCAGGCGGCGGGAACCCTGATCAAGCGAAGCGAAGCACCACTGCTGCACAGCCTGCTCAACGACCATCCCTTCGCGGTCGTCAGCGCGGTCGCGATCGGGGTCGGCGCGGCGGTGGTGCTGGCCAACATCCGCTTCCTCTATGGGGTGCGGCTGAAGACCCTGGTTATTCTGACGTTGATCCCGGCATTGGGGTTGACGGCCTATCTGGCCAACGACCCCTTGCACGCGCCGGTGCTCGGTCTCGCGTGGGATTGCGGCGTAATCACCACCGGGCCGGTGACCGTGCCGCTGATGCTTGCGATCGGCATCGGGCTTTCCGCCGCTGCGGGAAATGAGGACAACCCCTTGTCGGTTTTCGGAATCGTGACCCTGGCGTCGCTGTTTCCGGCCATTGCGGTCATGACGCTCGGGTTGGTCGTGACGGGCGATAGCTCTTCCGACGCGGCCGCCGCGCCTGTCGCCCCTTCCGTCTGGATCGACGACCCAACTCTCGCGGCGGTATTCGGCGCGGTGAGGGCGGTATTGCCGCTGGTTTTGTTTCTTTTCGTGCTGCAACGCTTCGTAATCCGCTCGCCGTTGAGCGACCGGACCCGGATTATCTACGGCATGGCTGCGGCGTTGCTCGGAATGATATTGTTCAACCTCGGGCTGGTCTTCGGCCTTTCGCCGCTCGGGTCCCAGGCAGGCGAAAATCTCCCGATGGCGTTCGTCGCCACCGAAGGTGTCGCCGAGGCGCTATATCCCTACGCCATCGGCTTGGCCATCGTTCTCGTCTTCGCGTTCCTGATCGGATTCGGAGCGACACTCGCGGAGCCGGCGCTGAACGCCATGGGCCTGACGGTGGAAACGCTGACCGACGGGGCCTTTCCTCGCCGTCTGCTGATCCGAGTGGTGGCGCTCGGCGTTGCCGTCGGGATGACCGTGGGCGTAACCAAGATCCTGTTTCATGTGCCCCTGGCGGTGCTGCTGCTGCCGGCTTATGCGGTTGCCCTCGCGCTGACGGTGTTCAGCAGTGAGGAATACGTCAATCTGGCGTGGGACAGCGCCGGCGTCACCACCGGCCCGGTGACCGTGCCGCTGGTATTGGCGTTCGGTCTCGGCGTCGGCGAGGCGGTCGGCGCGCCCGAGGGGTTCGGGGTACTGGCGATGGCGGCGGTCGGGCCGATCATCTCGGTCCTAATCACCGGCAAATGGATCGATTGGATGGTGCGGCGCAAGATCGCAGTCGACGTCGCCAAGGAGGCCGGGCGGGCATGAGCAAGGACATCATCGTTTTGACCGATGCGGCTCTTCTCACCTGCATCGTCCAGCGCGGCGCGG encodes:
- a CDS encoding peptide chain release factor 3 — protein: MTDIETEVRRRRTFAIIAHPDAGKTTLTEKLLLFGGAIQLAGEVKAKGERRRARSDWMKVERERGISVATSVMTFDFQGHTFNLLDTPGHEDFSEDTYRTLTAVDSAIMVLDAAKGIEAQTRKLFEVCRLRDIPIVTFVNKMDREGRHPFELMDEIEKTLALDVTPASWPIGMGRSFLGCYDLRRDRLALIAKSKAGALPAAGEICHGLDDPRLESLLPADALATLREEAAMARGASPPFNLTAYREGHLTPVFFGSAINTFGVRELLESLAEIAPSPRPQAAVERAIEPTEPKVSGFVFKIQANMDPKHRDRTAFVRLASGRFRRGMKLYHVRSDKQMIIHNPLMFLAQDRERVDDAWPGDIIGIPNYGGLRIGDALTEGEALHFTGIPSFAPELLQKVRPEDPLKAKHLDRALRQLAEEGAARVFKPAFGVDWIVGVVGPLQFEILADRVRTEYEIAVRFEPTELLTARWLRAPDAGVLKRFGDANRASMAEDHDGDPVFLARNAWHLERAAKDWPEIGFLKTREQAH
- a CDS encoding PAS domain S-box protein, which gives rise to MSEDNPDPAAAAAAPSAKRPVNKIVVAFIGAILLLIVGAVVFTFKFVGDERERSLQEWQVRLSIVADSRAAAVNDWIEQNFTYLREVAENASVQLYVTELVEAQAKGTAAVAEAAAQAQYLRNLLIATAERTGFKPPPAVGEIAANVERAGIAGIGLVDANGAPISSSPGMPPMSPAMRVAVAKALEGQPTLIDVYLGASAQPAVGFALPIFGIQDTGTKGIGAVIGIRLLGNDLFDRLKQPGATEKTGETYLVRKEGPTVQYITPLADGTPPLKKALTLDTPSLDGAWVLEKPGGFAIKRDYAGAEALVVSRAIANTPWVLIRKVSRDEALSATDTRLTTILTVFLLFLGVISATIFAVWRHGSSLRALEAAENFRIAAERFQNMSKFMRLVTNSQPTVIVAVDGETKYTFANEPAAREAGIPIQDMMGKTMAQVIGPIKAQAFAEINKSVLREFERQEHIHYFEAENSPEDGEPEIQVIKSVHVPLRGDRDYPPGILMILDDISELTRERRKNEKMLRSLIDTLVSVVDRRDPFSANHSIRVSEVVKCIAKEMGADDLEMKTADTAGSLMNLGKIFIPPDVLTKTANLSAEEKKMLFSSHLIAADLLDGVIFEGPVVETIRQMGETWDGKGPLGLKGEEILRTARMLAVANAFVGMVSPRAYRDAMTFEKCCSILLGQMETRYDRKSVSALINFLENRGGMERWAHFREKPEELAA
- a CDS encoding periplasmic heavy metal sensor, with product MKTAWTASPSRGGPIAARPRCSYGITIAIPVLRFDTHRADFFIMFCPDLDKESSMLKAINFAAAVLIVFAADTVVAQGVGPYAGEQPPVIKALSAEETRDLLEGRGMGLAKAAELNRHPGPMHVLELAGSLGLSEAEKETVNRVFEAMRVEARALGRDIVAVESELDRLFARGSADPAAVGEMTAKIAALQGRLRAVHLNAHLAIRPMLASETIARYDALRGYADNTGGGRVPDTQSHRH
- a CDS encoding DNA-3-methyladenine glycosylase 2 family protein, with the translated sequence MWYHPRPDLSLKPALEELSRRDADIARAYAVCGLPETRNRKPGFSGLVRIVVGQQVSAGAARAIAERLDAAVAPITPAAMLKATDARLRKAGLSRAKIAYLKGLARAVEDGALDLDAIARQDDDEAMANLRAHKGIGRWSAELYLLFSLRRPDVWPAGDLAVRAAVKRLKKLRAVPDENRMDRIAEPWRPYRSAAALFLWHYYRHPGVTF
- a CDS encoding mechanosensitive ion channel — protein: MDESIESVGKLFDVVVKFVVAYGFQAIGALVVLFIGLKLANWIGLRTTDLAMRRKIDVPLAQLLGTATRFVTIGLVVVITLGNFGISIAPLIALASASAFGATIALQGPLSNYGAGLSIIMGRAFTVGDVITVKGVSGIVEKVTLASTTLRGEDGEVITIPNKEIVGEVITSFGVRRIVEMTIPISISAEADKAVAALKRAIADFPDVAREPSPQIGVHDFTPTGVVLGIRYWVPASGYFTARHAVNAAFLKALHEANVALPRPPAPPPAAPA
- a CDS encoding DUF1538 domain-containing protein — protein: MRGVAIKKDGRRTSMKHRLRYGDLLSHIRLGQRVFSYNDVARAEPTGRRRYRLRKVDYYRLLAPYFGSRAREQVMNVLPVVAALALFQVFLLRTPLEGATAIGVGIATIVFGLLFFLDGLKLGLMPLAENIGYGLPSRCSTGTMLAVSFVLGALTTFAEPAIGALQAAGTLIKRSEAPLLHSLLNDHPFAVVSAVAIGVGAAVVLANIRFLYGVRLKTLVILTLIPALGLTAYLANDPLHAPVLGLAWDCGVITTGPVTVPLMLAIGIGLSAAAGNEDNPLSVFGIVTLASLFPAIAVMTLGLVVTGDSSSDAAAAPVAPSVWIDDPTLAAVFGAVRAVLPLVLFLFVLQRFVIRSPLSDRTRIIYGMAAALLGMILFNLGLVFGLSPLGSQAGENLPMAFVATEGVAEALYPYAIGLAIVLVFAFLIGFGATLAEPALNAMGLTVETLTDGAFPRRLLIRVVALGVAVGMTVGVTKILFHVPLAVLLLPAYAVALALTVFSSEEYVNLAWDSAGVTTGPVTVPLVLAFGLGVGEAVGAPEGFGVLAMAAVGPIISVLITGKWIDWMVRRKIAVDVAKEAGRA